The following are encoded together in the Chloroflexota bacterium genome:
- a CDS encoding response regulator transcription factor, protein MNVLIADDHRLFRQGLIGLMNTRPDLVHVVGEAGTGREAILFVERHHPDVVLMDLQMPDGDGLHAAAQIQQRWSDVRVVILTASESDEQLYRAVRQGVAGYLLKSLDAAELFDLLGGVAQGEVAMTRAMAARLLKGIAHHNADANTGEQALTEREIQVLRLVAQGESNPQIAENLCITVNTVKVHLRNILAKLRLENRTQVATYAVQSGLAFSPTPQNHPTG, encoded by the coding sequence TTGAACGTTTTGATCGCAGACGATCACCGTCTGTTTCGCCAGGGCTTGATCGGGCTGATGAACACGCGACCCGATCTCGTCCATGTGGTCGGTGAAGCCGGGACCGGGCGCGAAGCCATTCTATTCGTCGAGCGTCATCACCCTGATGTCGTGTTAATGGATTTGCAAATGCCGGACGGCGATGGATTGCACGCCGCCGCGCAAATTCAACAACGCTGGAGTGATGTGCGCGTCGTCATCTTGACCGCGTCCGAATCCGACGAGCAACTCTATCGCGCGGTGCGGCAAGGCGTCGCCGGGTATTTACTCAAGAGTCTCGACGCCGCCGAGTTGTTCGATTTGCTCGGCGGGGTGGCGCAAGGCGAAGTCGCGATGACGCGCGCGATGGCGGCGCGTTTGCTCAAAGGCATCGCACATCACAATGCCGATGCAAACACCGGCGAGCAAGCGTTAACCGAGCGCGAAATTCAAGTCCTCCGCCTCGTCGCGCAAGGCGAGAGCAATCCGCAAATCGCCGAAAACTTGTGCATCACCGTCAACACCGTCAAGGTGCATTTGCGTAACATCCTCGCCAAGTTGCGTCTCGAAAATCGGACCCAAGTCGCCACATACGCCGTCCAATCGGGCTTGGCATTTTCGCCGACGCCGCAAAATCACCCAACCGGGTGA